A part of Capsicum annuum cultivar UCD-10X-F1 chromosome 6, UCD10Xv1.1, whole genome shotgun sequence genomic DNA contains:
- the LOC107852308 gene encoding putative late blight resistance protein homolog R1A-3 (The sequence of the model RefSeq protein was modified relative to this genomic sequence to represent the inferred CDS: added 164 bases not found in genome assembly), whose protein sequence is MENEGERKNNFVVSFSALRKDIVNVLDFMERLKNEEDQNAVDIADQIEELKSVLAFICTYIQLPYSDLEEFEDIMSAARQRVENLLRPILDDVDSDVGCKYTMDHVLPSLMDNIDDCISSCHHSTSSAMMTEEQLNFLLQNLHHRCKYRAEQIFTLDTQYEILQNVSVNMKDFHGLIVNGYIEHEIVQYVLPQFQLLAERVGIFLWHDRLDRDSRLFKLAHLLMKIIPIELEVMHICYTNLKASASAEVGCFIKQLLETSPDNLGEYLIHLREHMVTVITANTSGARNIHIMIEFLLIILTDMPKDFIHHDKLFDLLARVGALIKEVSTLVHDLEEKSRNEESTDETSCANLDLLKNIELLMEDLKHSYLKAPDSCQWSFPMNDGPLFMHLLHIHLKDLLDSHAYSVALIKEEIWLVKEDLEFIRSFIASIDEELCKDLWARVLDVAYEAKDVIDSIIVRDNGVLNLIFSLPVTIQKVRLIKEDVTNLLEKIPKNRSRNAVNSPKNPVESKSFTGGKVIVGFKEETNWLISKLTSGPKDLDVISITGMPGSGKTTLAYKVYNDDSVCSHFDLRAWCTVDQEYEEKSLLVKLFNQVTGSDLKFSEDIDVADMLRRQLYGKRYLIVLDDVWDTSTWDDLTKTFPEVKKGSRIVLTTRLKEVAFHGKGNTDPLNLRLLRLEESWELLQKRAFGNECCPDELLEVGKEIVLNCKGLPLVVDLIAGVIAGLEKKRAVWLEVRNNLNSFILNSEVDVMKVIELSYDHLPHHMKPCFLYLASFPKDSKISRDKLKMFWRAEGLVEQIEIKSLEEVMEIYLENLISSSLVTSLNEIGDFPTCQIHDLVHDFCLIKARAENLFGKISSSDPSFSSLDLMPRIVTINYDKEHFGPNNFVLLDSKMERRSSKHLYSLLISGDKMKDHLSDTCHLRDLRLLRVLLLYPSFMMVKDSLLNEICMLNHLRFLRIWTEVKSLPSSFSNLWNLETLWVDNEESTWELLPTIWDLVKLRMLSIKACSFFDMDTNEPILIAEDSKLEKLRVLESLVLSYSKEMEDIFIRFPNLQRLRFVLQESWDYSTERYWFPKLDYLTELELLIVSFKSSNTNDRVPSIATAWSWDFHFPSNLKILSLWDFPLTSNSLSTIARLPNLEELFLSSTIMQEEEWNMGEEDTFVNLKYLELEEVTLAKWEFGEESFPVLEKLLLLGCRKLTEIPPNFGDIGSLKIIQLDESPQLEDSALEIKQYVEDIRGEDKLQILGPNNIPLSKTDPENLKGREGEVTLVE, encoded by the coding sequence AATGCTGTCGACATAGCGGATCAAATTGAAGAGCTGAAATCGGTGCTGGCATTTATTTGTACGTACATCCAGCTTCCTTattctgatttggaagagtttgaagATATAATGAGTGCTGCAAGACAAAGGGTTGAGAATTTGCTTCGACCAATTTTGGATGATGTTGACAGTGACGTCGGGTGTAAATACACAATGGATCATGTTCTCCCTAGCCTCATGGATAATATAGATGATTGCATCAGCTCGTGTCATCATTCTACATCAAGTGCCATGATGACTGAAGAGCAGTTGAACTTCCTGCTCCAGAATCTCCATCATCGATGCAAGTATCGTGCTGAACAGATTTTTACATTAGATACTCAGTATGAGATTCTTCAGAATGTGTCTGTCAACATGAAAGATTTCCATGGGTTAATAGTGAATGGTTACATTGAGCACGAGATTGTTCAATATGTTTTGCCTCAGTTTCAACTCTTGGCTGAGAGAGTTGGAATCTTCCTATGGCATGATCGACTTGATAGAGACTCTCGACTATTCAAGCTAGCACATCTACTCATGAAGATCATTCCAATTGAACTGGAGGTTATGCACATATGTTATACAAATTTGAAAGCTTCAGCATCAGCGGAAGTTGGATGCTTCATCAAGCAGCTCCTAGAAACCTCTCCAGACAACCTTGGAGAATATCTGATTCATCTACGAGAGcacatggtaactgttattaccGCAAACACTTCAGGGGCTCGAAATATTCATATCATGATAGAGTTCCTATTAATTATTCTTACGGATATGCCCAAGGACTTTATTCATCATGACAAATTATTTGATCTTTTGGCACGTGTTGGAGCACTTATCAAGGAGGTATCAACTCTCGTTCATGacttagaagaaaaatcaaggaaTGAAGAGAGTACCGATGAAACAAGTTGTGCGAATCTAGACTTGCTGAAAAATATTGAACTCCTCATGGAAGATCTCAAACATAGTTATCTGAAAGCCCCGGACTCATGTCAATGGAGCTTCCCCATGAATGATGGACCACTCTTCATGCATCTGCTACACATACACTTAAAAGATTTGCTAGATTCCCATGCCTATTCAGTTGCATTGATAAAGGAAGAAATTTGGCTGGTGAAAGAAGACTTAGAATTCATAAGATCTTTTATCGCGAGCATTGATGAAGAATTGTGTAAAGATCTTTGGGCCCGTGTTCTAGATGTGGCATATGAGGCAAAAGATGTCATCGATTCAATCATCGTAAGAGATAATGGTGTCTTAAATCTTATTTTCTCACTCCCCGTCACCATACAAAAGGTCAGGCTTATCAAAGAAGATGTCACCAATTTACTTGAGAAGATTCCCAAGAACAGGAGCCGCAATGCTGTAAACTCTCCAAAGAATCCAGTTGAAAGCAAGTCATTCACAGGTGGTAAAGTAATTGTAGGCTTTAAGGAGGAGACAAACTGGCTGATTAGTAAGCTCACCAGTGGACCAAAAGATCTAGATGTCATTTCAATAACTGGTATGCCCGGTTCGGGAAAAACTACTTTGGCATACAAAGTATACAATGATGACTCAGTTTGTAGTCATTTCGACCTTCGTGCATGGTGCACAGTCGACCAAGAATATGAAGAGAAGAGTTTGTTGGTGAAACTTTTTAACCAAGTTACCGGCTCGGATTTGAAGTTCAGTGAGGATATTGATGTCGCCGACATGCTGCGGAGACAATTGTATGGAAAGAGGTACCTAATTGTGTTAGATGACGTGTGGGATACTTCTACATGGGATGATTTAACAAAAACTTTCCCTGAAGTTAAGAAAGGAAGTAGAATTGTCTTGACGACTCGACTAAAGGAAGTGGCTTTTCACGGAAAGGGCAACACTGATCCTCTTAACCTTCGATTGCTAAGACTAGAAGAAAGTTGGGAGTTATTACAGAAAAGGGCATTTGGAAACGAGTGTTGCCCTGATGAACTGTTGGAAGTTGGAAAAGAAATAGTCCTAAATTGTAAGGGACTTCCTTTGGTTGTTGATCTGATTGCTGGAGTCATTGCAGGTTTGGAAAAGAAAAGGGCTGTGTGGCTTGAAGTTCGAAATAATTTGAATTCCTTTATTTTGAACAGTGAAGTGGATGTGATGAAGGTTATTGAATTAAGTTATGACCATTTACCTCATCACATGAAGCCCTGCTTTCTCTACCTTGCATCTTTTCCAAAGGACTCGAAAATCAGCAGAGATAAGTTGAAAATGTTTTGGCGTGCTGAAGGGCTTGTTGAACAGATAGAGATTAAGAGTTTGGAAGAAGTGATGGAAATTTATTTGGAGAATTTAATTTCCAGTAGCTTGGTAACTTCTTTAAATGAAATAGGTGATTTCCCGACTTGCCAGATTCATGATCTTGTGCATGACTTTTGTTTGATAAAAGCAAGAGCGGAAAACTTGTTTGGCAAGATTAGTTCAAGTGatccatctttttcttctttagatTTGATGCCACGTATAGTGACCATTAATTATGATAAGGAGCACTTTGGGCCTAATAATTTCGTCCTGCTCGATTCAAAAATGGAAAGGCGTTCTAGTAAACACCTATATTCTTTGTTGATAAGTGGAGACAAGATGAAAGATCATCTTTCTGATACATGTCACCTAAGAGACTTGAGGCTTCTTCGAGTGTTGTTACTGTATCCCTCTTTTATGATGGTAAAAGATTCTTTGCTGAATGAAATATGCATGTTGAATCATTTGAGGTTCTTAAGAATTTGGACAGAAGTTAAATCGTTGCCTTCATCTTTCTCAAACCTCTGGAATCTAGAAACCCTATGGGTTGATAACGAAGAATCAACCTGGGAACTATTACCGACAATTTGGGATCTTGTAAAATTGCGAATGCTTTCCATTAAGGCTTGTTCTTTCTTTGATATGGATACAAATGAACCAATACTAATAGCAGAGGACTCAAAGCTAGAGAAATTGAGAGTATTAGAGAGCCTCGTGCTTTCCTATTCGAAAGAAATGGAGGATATTTTCATAAGGTTCCCCAATCTTCAAAGGCTTAGATTTGTTTTACAGGAATCATGGGATTATTCAACAGAGCGATATTGGTTCCCAAAATTGGATTACCTAactgaactagaactcctcattgTAAGCTTTAAAAGTTCAAACACAAATGACAGAGTGCCCTCTATAGCGACAGCTTGGTCGTGGGATTTTCATTTTCCTTCCAATTTGAAAATATTGTCGTTGTGGGACTTTCCTCTGACATCTAATTCACTATCAACAATAGCGAGACTGCCCAACCTTGAAGAGTTGTTCCTTTCAAGTACAATCATGCAGGAGGAAGAATGGAACATGGGGGAGGAAGATACCTTTGTGAATCTTAAATATTTGGAGTTGGAAGAAGTGACTCTTGCTAAGTGGGAGTTTGGAGAGGAATCCTTTCCCGTGCTTGAGAAATTACTACTGTTGGGATGTCGTAAGCTTACAGAGATTCCGCCTAATTTTGGGGATATTGGTTCATTAAAAATTATCCAACTTGACGAGAGCCCTCAACTTGAAGATTCAGCTCTGGAGATTAAACAATATGTTGAAGATATCAGGGGAGAAGACAAGCTTCAGATCCTTGGCCCTAATAATATCCCGTTATCTAAGACAG